One Alnus glutinosa chromosome 3, dhAlnGlut1.1, whole genome shotgun sequence genomic region harbors:
- the LOC133864187 gene encoding dolichyl-diphosphooligosaccharide--protein glycosyltransferase subunit 4A-like, which translates to MVDDQDLGFFSSFLGVFIYVLVIAYHYVMADPKYEGS; encoded by the coding sequence ATGGTTGATGATCAAGACCTTGggtttttttctagttttcttgGCGTTTTTATTTATGTTCTGGTGATTGCCTATCATTACGTGATGGCTGATCCAAAATATGAAGGCAGCTGA
- the LOC133864294 gene encoding CASP-like protein 4C1, with the protein MRSPQALRNGENPSHHPRIPQFHSTVSVQKLRRFNWLVLVFRLAAFCFSLAASVFMLTNSHGSASPHWYDFEAFRFVFAANAIVAVYSLFELVASVWEISRGATLFPEILQVWFDFGHDQVFAYLLLSANSAGTAMAKALRGTDTCTATNAFCIQSDVSIALGFAGFLFLGFSSLLSGFRVVSFIINGSRFHL; encoded by the exons ATGCGATCCCCTCAGGCCCTCCGTAACGGCGAGAACCCCTCCCATCACCCTCGCATCCCTCAGTTCCACTCCACCGTGTCGGTGCAGAAGCTCCGGCGATTCAACTGGCTCGTACTCGTCTTTCGCCTCGCCGCGTTTTGCTTCTCCCTCGCTGCATCTGTTTTCATGCTCACCAACTCCCATGGCTCCGCTTCTCCGCATTGGTACGATTTTGAAGCCTTCAG ATTCGTGTTCGCTGCGAATGCAATAGTGGCCGTTTACTCTCTCTTCGAACTGGTAGCCTCTGTTTGGGAAATCTCCAGAGGCGCCACTCTCTTCCCCGAAATCCTTCAGGTCTGGTTCGACTTCGGCCACGACCAG GTGTTCGCGTACCTGCTACTGTCGGCGAACTCGGCGGGAACAGCGATGGCGAAGGCGCTGAGAGGAACAGACACGTGTACGGCCACGAACGCCTTCTGCATCCAGTCGGACGTCTCGATCGCCTTGGGATTCGCCGGGTTTCTGTTCCTAGGTTTTTCGTCTCTGCTTTCGGGGTTTCGGGTCGTCAGTTTCATAATCAACGGCTCTCGTTTTCACCTTTGA
- the LOC133864001 gene encoding ubiquitin-conjugating enzyme E2 14 — MAASQASLLLQKQLRDLCKSPVDGFSAGLVDDSNVFEWSVTIMGPLDTLYDGGFFHAFMSFPSNYPQSPPTVRFVSEMWHPNVYQDGTVCISILHPPGEDPNGYEHASERWSPVHTVESIILSIISMLSSPNDESPANVDAAKEWREGRDEFRRKVSRCVRRSLEMM, encoded by the exons ATGGCGGCGTCTCAAGCAAGCCTCCTCCTCCAAAAGCAGCTCAGAG ATCTCTGTAAAAGCCCGGTGGACGGCTTCTCGGCTGGTCTGGTCGACGATAGCAATGTGTTCGAGTGGAGCGTCACGATTATGGGGCCTCTCGATACGCTTTA TGATGGAGGTTTCTTTCATGCCTTTATGAGCTTTCCCTCTAACTACCCTCAAAGCCCTCCAACAGTGAGGTTTGTCTCAGAGATGTGGCACCCTAATG TTTACCAAGATGGAACGGTTTGCATTTCAATTCTTCATCCTCCTGGTGAAGATCCAAATGGTTATGAGCATGCAAGTGAACGCTGGAGTCCAGTCCATACA GTTGAGAGCATAATTTTGAGTATAATATCAATGCTTTCAAGCCCTAATGACGAATCTCCTGCAAACGTCGATGCCGCG AAAGAATGGAGAGAAGGAAGGGACGAGTTCAGAAGGAAAGTTAGTCGGTGTGTCAGAAGATCGCTTGAAATGATGTAG
- the LOC133862312 gene encoding CLAVATA3/ESR (CLE)-related protein 46-like has product MKRKEIQIYIFLAFILIASQCCYSTAMRNIHTAESVGFFKLKPSQARESSAAGYMSAPWINKSGMKDQKAAHKVPSGPSPIGNRHPPISRRG; this is encoded by the exons ATGAAGAGAAAAGagattcaaatatatattttcttggccttcatCCTCATTGCTTCTCAATGTTGTTACTCCACAGCTATGAGGAATATTCACACTGCAGAATCAG TTGGTTTCTTCAAGCTCAAACCTTCACAGGCAAGAGAAAGCTCAGCTGCAGGATACATGTCAGCTCCTTGG ATCAACAAATCAGGAATGAAGGACCAAAAAGCTGCTCATAAGGTTCCTTCAGGACCCAGCCCCATTGGTAATCGGCACCCACCAATATCCAGGCGTGGTTGA
- the LOC133864463 gene encoding uncharacterized protein LOC133864463, whose product MMGEALITTLSMESHHLSTLLSMDMGSLSREELEREMNRSVFFSQPPDINLPLLSEPSPPPPAWSDPSDILDVGLGSQIYEEVTKVHVTKVARKWTKRLDSVWGAWFFFSFYFKPVLNEKSKCKIVRDSNGVSGYEKSDLLVDTFLVQHDMENMYMWVFKERPENALGKMQLRSYMNGHSRQGERPFPFSVDKGFVRSHRMQRKHYRGLSNPQCVHGIEVVQSPNLMGLNEEERKRWMELTGRDINFSLPLEASNFGFWRNLQNNEFELDRSLPPLKNNTNAHQRKLLNHTGLNLSTQPPDCGNSDGIYLSPVCNKRKKDLFSHGNDDNCYVPNNSHFDRVLDMKIYPVNPPWLNEFSGVMKNVYGPVTVAKTIYEDDKGFLIIVSLPFADLQRVKVTWKNTDSHGIIKISCVSKACMPFIKRQDRTFKLTDPTPEHCPPGELIREIHLPARIPEDAKLEAYCAETGAMLEIIVPKHRVGSEEHEVRVCLRTLSMGVNDHLPT is encoded by the coding sequence ATGATGGGGGAAGCTCTCATCACGACCCTATCAATGGAGAGCCATCACCTCTCTACACTTTTGTCAATGGATATGGGTTCTTTGTCGCGCGAGGAattggagagagagatgaaTCGGTCTGTCTTCTTTTCACAACCGCCCGATATCAATCTCCCGCTATTATCTGAACCTAGCCCACCTCCCCCAGCTTGGAGTGATCCATCTGACATCTTAGATGTAGGCCTGGGGTCTCAGATTTATGAGGAAGTGACTAAAGTCCACGTCACGAAAGTTGCACGGAAATGGACCAAGCGGCTTGACAGTGTTTGGGGTGCCtggtttttctttagtttttacttCAAGCCTGTTTtgaatgagaaatcaaagtgtAAGATTGTTCGAGATAGTAATGGTGTGTCTGGATATGAGAAATCAGACCTGCTAGTAGACACGTTTTTGGTTCAGCATGACATGGAGAACATGTATATGTGGGTTTTCAAGGAAAGGCCTGAAAATGCACTGGGTAAGATGCAACTAAGGAGCTATATGAATGGCCATTCTCGCCAAGGGGAGCGTCCATTTCCATTTAGTGTGGACAAGGGTTTTGTTCGATCACACCGTATGCAGAGGAAGCATTACAggggtctatctaatcctcagTGTGTGCATGGTATTGAAGTTGTTCAGTCCCCCAACCTTATGGGTCTTAATGAGGAAGAGAGGAAGAGGTGGATGGAGCTTACGGGCCGAGATATAAACTTCTCTCTGCCGCTTGAAGCaagtaattttggtttttggagAAACCTACAGAACAACGAATTCGAGCTTGACCGATCCCTTcctccattaaaaaataacacgaATGCCCACCAAAGAAAATTGCTTAATCATACTGGTTTGAATTTGTCAACTCAGCCACCAGACTGTGGCAATAGTGATGGCATCTATCTTTCACCAGTATGTAACAAACGGAAGAAGGATTTGTTTTCTCATGGAAACGATGACAACTGTTATGTGCCTAACAATTCACATTTCGACAGGGTTTTGGATATGAAAATCTACCCAGTCAATCCCCCCTGGTTAAATGAGTTTAGTGGGGTAATGAAGAATGTGTATGGGCCTGTTACAGTTGCAAAAACTATATACGAGGATGACAAAGGGTTCTTGATAATTGTCAGCTTGCCTTTCGCAGATCTTCAGAGAGTAAAAGTTACCTGGAAGAACACTGACTCACATGGGATCATAAAGATATCTTGTGTGAGTAAGGCCTGCATGCCATTCATTAAGCGACAAGATCGGACATTTAAGCTAACTGATCCAACACCAGAGCACTGCCCTCCAGGGGAATTGATTAGGGAAATTCACCTTCCAGCCCGCATTCCAGAAGATGCTAAACTTGAAGCTTACTGCGCTGAGACAGGAGCAATGCTTGAGATTATTGTACCCAAACATCGTGTTGGATCAGAAGAACACGAAGTTCGTGTATGCCTTCGCACCCTCTCCATGGGAGTGAACGACCATTTGCCAACCTGA